In Solanum lycopersicum chromosome 5, SLM_r2.1, the following are encoded in one genomic region:
- the LOC101267706 gene encoding small ribosomal subunit biogenesis GTPase RsgA 1, mitochondrial isoform X2: MKIASFSLLRLPFTVSATRHRFFSAFIVAAGRHQNPNNVSRKLQQPNKNLLKARETINKHFSTLAPILSLEEKPQLSHDQAVGTVASSQANFMRVIVQHIPPETSVDPSGSFSKGSGEIGVELLCVVKAVLKKIKRRVLVGDKVLVGSIDWVDRRGAIENVFQRTTEILDPPVANVDHLLVLFSMDQPKIEPFSLTRFLVEAESTGIPLTLALNKSELVSQEEIKAWKSRLRSWAYEPIFCSVDSKRGLDTLQFIMREQTSVIVGPSGVGKSSLINALRDNKHILGAVEEKNWFDPILGSKWYEEQRVGEVSVRSGRGKHTTRHVSLLPLPDGGYLADTPGFNQPSLIKVTKNSLAHHFPEIRKVLKDSEPAKCAFNNCLHLGEPGCLIKGDWERYPYYLQLLDEIKIREEFQLRTIGTKRESDVRCKVGDKGVVQAEPRLEPKKYRRQSRKRVNQSLLDELDELDDEDDTLEDDNPILRALREENK; encoded by the exons ATGAAGATCGCTTCGTTTTCACTTCTTCGGCTTCCTTTCACCGTTTCCGCCACTCGCCACCGCTTCTTCTCCGCCTTCATCGTCGCCGCCGGCCGTCACCAAAACCCTAACAATGTCTCAAGGAAGCTCCAACAACCGAACAAAAATCTACTCAAAGCTCGTGAAACTATCAATAAACATTTCTCTACTCTGGCACCTATTCTTTCTCTGGAAGAAAAGCCTCAACTCTCTCACGACCAAGCCGTAGGAACTGTAGCCTCTTCACAAGCGAATTTCATGCGCGTTATAGTCCAACATATTCCTCCAGAAACTTCTGTGGATCCTTCTGGAAGCTTCAGTAAGGGTTCGGGGGAAATTGGAGTTGAGTTGTTGTGTGTGGTCAAGGCTGTATTGAAGAAGATTAAGAGGAGAGTTTTGGTTGGGGATAAGGTTTTGGTAGGTTCTATTGATTGGGTGGATAGACGCGGCGCTATTGAGAATGTGTTTCAGAGGACGACAGAGATTTTGGATCCTCCTGTAGCTAATGTGGATCATTTGCTAGTGTTGTTCTCTATGGATCAGCCAAAAATTGAGCCATTCTCACTCACTAGGTTCCTCGTAGAAGCTGAATCAACCGGAATTCCTCTTACTCTTGCCTTGAATAAATCAGAACTTGTTTCTCAAGAG GAAATAAAAGCATGGAAATCTAGGCTTCGTAGTTGGGCCTATGAACCAATCTTTTGCAGCGTTGATTCCAAGCGTGGACTTGATACACTCCAGTTTATTATGAGAGAACAAACATCTGTCATTGTTGGTCCAAGTGGTGTGGGAAAATCCAGCCTGATCAATGCTTTAAGAGACAATAAACACATTCTTGGTGCAGTCGAAGAGAAAAACTGGTTTGATCCT ATTCTAGGGAGCAAGTGGTATGAAGAGCAGCGTGTGGGGGAAGTGTCAGTAAGAAGTGGCAGAGGAAAGCATACGACGAGGCACGTGTCTTTGCTTCCATTGCCTGATGGGGGGTATCTTGCTGATACGCCAGGATTTAACCAGCCTAGTTTGATTAAAGTGACAAAGAATTCTCTTGCACATCATTTTCCGGAG ATCCGCAAAGTGCTTAAAGATAGTGAACCTGCAAAGTGTGCATTCAATAATTGCTTGCATCTTGGTGAACCGGGCTGCCTTATAAAAGGTGATTGGGAAAGATACCCATATTATCTTCAGTTGCTTGACGAAATTAAGATCAGGGAGGAGTTTCAGTTGAGGACCATTGGAACTAAACGAGAAAGTGATGTTAG GTGCAAAGTAGGAGACAAGGGAGTTGTGCAAGCAGAACCGCGGCTAGAGCCCAAGAAATATAGGCGACAATCTCGTAAAAGAGTGAACCAGTCATTACTAGATGAATTGGATGAACTCGACGATGAAGACGATACACTAGAGGATGACAATCCTATTCTAAGAGCATTGAgggaagaaaataaatag
- the LOC101267403 gene encoding 65-kDa microtubule-associated protein 8 isoform X1: MGSVQTPIGIRSSALLETSCGYLLQELQMIWDEVGDDQFEREKVLLDIEQECLDVYRKKVDNANISRAQLHQELADSEAEFTHLLLLLDERSLPGRPEKMTGTLKEQLESIAPALREMRIRKEERVKQFRAVQGQIQKISAEIAGESEYNDLSSNVLVNGNDLSLKKLEEHQNELQRLQNEKIERLQKVESYISMIRSLAAMLGTDSSLIITKVHPSLNELSGLSKNISDSILDKLGSTVRSLEADKKARLEKLHQLGKALTNLWNLMDTPQKDRARFSNVTALISLSSKDISTPGSLTLDIIQQAETEVRRLDQLKASKMKELFLRKQIDLEEICKRSHMEIPSQLEMESILKLMNSGEIDHADLLTSMNKQITQAQEEASSRKAIMEKVEKWILARDEELWLEEYSRDDNRYSVSRGAHKNLRRAERARVMVNKIPALVDMLMAKTKSWEEERNKPFLYDEVPLFAMLEEYNLLRKERDEEKQRQRELKKVQNQVPVGQENLFVLRPSSSSKRLSDRSLNGGFNNATPVNKKSSLGIQQLGPTPINTPQQSISYLKESKKEDHRKILSRSRFAFHPGDDSTSVVSSFSGPFSP, encoded by the exons ATGGGATCTGTTCAAACGCCAATTGGAATAAGAAGTTCAGCATTGCTCGAGACGTCATGCGGATATTTACTGCAAGAATTACAG ATGATTTGGGATGAAGTTGGAGATGATCAGTTTGAGAGAGAAAAGGTCTTACTGGACATCGAACAGGAGTGCCTGGACGTTTACAGAAAGAAGGTTGACAATGCAAACATCTCCAGAGCTCAACTGCATCAAGAATTGGCAGATTCAGAAGCTGAGTTCACACATCTCCTATTGTTACTGGATGAAAGATCACTCCCTGGAAGG CCAGAAAAGATGACTGGAACACTAAAAGAACAGCTAGAATCGATTGCACCTGCCCTGAGAGAGATGCGAattagaaaagaagaaagagtgaAACAATTCAGAGCTGTACAAGGACAAATTCAGAAGATTTCTGCTGAAATAGCAGGTGAATCAGAGTACAATGATTTATCATCAAATGTTTTAGTAAATGGGAATGATCTATCACTAAAGAAACTAGAAGAGCACCAGAACGAGCTTCAGCGGCTTCAAAATGAGAAG ATCGAGAGACTTCAAAAGGTTGAAAGCTACATTAGCATGATCCGGAGCTTAGCAGCAATGCTGGGAACAGATTCCTCTTTGATCATTACAAAGGTTCATCCAAGCCTGAATGAGTTATCTGGACTGTCAAAAAACATTAGTGACAGTATATTGGATAAACTTGGCAGCACAGTTCGGTCATTAGAAGCAGATAAGAAAGCACGGCTTGAAAAG CTTCACCAACTAGGGAAAGCATTGACAAACTTGTGGAATCTCATGGACACACCCCAGAAAGACCGTGCAAGGTTCTCCAATGTCACTGCTTTGATATCATTGTCATCAAAAGATATCTCCACTCCTGGAAGCCTTACTCTGGACATAATACAGCAG GCTGAGACAGAAGTCAGGAGACTGGATCAGCTAAAAGCAAGCAAGATGAAAGAGCTTTTTCTTAGAAAACAAATAGATCTTGAGGAGATCTGCAAACGGTCCCACATGGAAATTCCCTCACAGCTAGAGATGGAAAGTATATTGAAACTAATGAACTCTG GGGAGATTGACCATGCTGATCTCCTCACCAGCATGAATAAACAGATAACACAAGCACAAGAAGAGGCATCTAGCAGGAAGGCTATAATGGAGAAGGTAGAAAAATGGATATTAGCTCGTGATGAGGAGCTATGGTTGGAAGAGTATAGCAGG GACGACAACCGGTATTCTGTAAGCAGAGGTGCTCACAAGAACTTGAGAAGAGCAGAACGGGCCAGAGTCATGGTTAACAAAATACCAG CTTTGGTGGATATGCTGATGGCCAAGACTAAAAGCTgggaagaagaaagaaataaacCTTTTCTATACGATGAG GTACCGCTGTTTGCAATGTTGGAAGAGTATAATTTGCTAAGGAAAGAAAGAGATGAAGAGAAACAAAGACAACGG GAATTGAAGAAAGTGCAGAATCAGGTGCCGGTTGGGCAAGAGAATCTCTTTGTCCTAAGGCCAAGCTCCAGCAGCAAACGTCTTTCAGATAGAAGCCTGAATGGAGGGTTCAACAATGCCACACCTGTGAATAAGAAGTCTTCTTTGGGTATACAACAGCTGGGACCAACTCCCATTAACACACCACAGCAAAGCATTTCTTATTTAAAGGAATCAAAGAAAGAAGACCACAGAAAAATCCTCTCCCGTAGTCGCTTTGCTTTTCATCCAGGAGATGATTCTACTTCAGTAGTCTCATCATTTTCAGGCCCCTTTTCACCTTAG
- the LOC101267403 gene encoding 65-kDa microtubule-associated protein 8 isoform X2: MGSVQTPIGIRSSALLETSCGYLLQELQMIWDEVGDDQFEREKVLLDIEQECLDVYRKKVDNANISRAQLHQELADSEAEFTHLLLLLDERSLPGRPEKMTGTLKEQLESIAPALREMRIRKEERVKQFRAVQGQIQKISAEIAGESEYNDLSSNVLVNGNDLSLKKLEEHQNELQRLQNEKIERLQKVESYISMIRSLAAMLGTDSSLIITKVHPSLNELSGLSKNISDSILDKLGSTVRSLEADKKARLEKLHQLGKALTNLWNLMDTPQKDRARFSNVTALISLSSKDISTPGSLTLDIIQQAETEVRRLDQLKASKMKELFLRKQIDLEEICKRSHMEIPSQLEMESILKLMNSGEIDHADLLTSMNKQITQAQEEASSRKAIMEKVEKWILARDEELWLEEYSRDDNRYSVSRGAHKNLRRAERARVMVNKIPALVDMLMAKTKSWEEERNKPFLYDEKCLTPRYRCLQCWKSIIC; this comes from the exons ATGGGATCTGTTCAAACGCCAATTGGAATAAGAAGTTCAGCATTGCTCGAGACGTCATGCGGATATTTACTGCAAGAATTACAG ATGATTTGGGATGAAGTTGGAGATGATCAGTTTGAGAGAGAAAAGGTCTTACTGGACATCGAACAGGAGTGCCTGGACGTTTACAGAAAGAAGGTTGACAATGCAAACATCTCCAGAGCTCAACTGCATCAAGAATTGGCAGATTCAGAAGCTGAGTTCACACATCTCCTATTGTTACTGGATGAAAGATCACTCCCTGGAAGG CCAGAAAAGATGACTGGAACACTAAAAGAACAGCTAGAATCGATTGCACCTGCCCTGAGAGAGATGCGAattagaaaagaagaaagagtgaAACAATTCAGAGCTGTACAAGGACAAATTCAGAAGATTTCTGCTGAAATAGCAGGTGAATCAGAGTACAATGATTTATCATCAAATGTTTTAGTAAATGGGAATGATCTATCACTAAAGAAACTAGAAGAGCACCAGAACGAGCTTCAGCGGCTTCAAAATGAGAAG ATCGAGAGACTTCAAAAGGTTGAAAGCTACATTAGCATGATCCGGAGCTTAGCAGCAATGCTGGGAACAGATTCCTCTTTGATCATTACAAAGGTTCATCCAAGCCTGAATGAGTTATCTGGACTGTCAAAAAACATTAGTGACAGTATATTGGATAAACTTGGCAGCACAGTTCGGTCATTAGAAGCAGATAAGAAAGCACGGCTTGAAAAG CTTCACCAACTAGGGAAAGCATTGACAAACTTGTGGAATCTCATGGACACACCCCAGAAAGACCGTGCAAGGTTCTCCAATGTCACTGCTTTGATATCATTGTCATCAAAAGATATCTCCACTCCTGGAAGCCTTACTCTGGACATAATACAGCAG GCTGAGACAGAAGTCAGGAGACTGGATCAGCTAAAAGCAAGCAAGATGAAAGAGCTTTTTCTTAGAAAACAAATAGATCTTGAGGAGATCTGCAAACGGTCCCACATGGAAATTCCCTCACAGCTAGAGATGGAAAGTATATTGAAACTAATGAACTCTG GGGAGATTGACCATGCTGATCTCCTCACCAGCATGAATAAACAGATAACACAAGCACAAGAAGAGGCATCTAGCAGGAAGGCTATAATGGAGAAGGTAGAAAAATGGATATTAGCTCGTGATGAGGAGCTATGGTTGGAAGAGTATAGCAGG GACGACAACCGGTATTCTGTAAGCAGAGGTGCTCACAAGAACTTGAGAAGAGCAGAACGGGCCAGAGTCATGGTTAACAAAATACCAG CTTTGGTGGATATGCTGATGGCCAAGACTAAAAGCTgggaagaagaaagaaataaacCTTTTCTATACGATGAG AAGTGCCTGACCCCCAGGTACCGCTGTTTGCAATGTTGGAAGAGTATAATTTGCTAA
- the LOC101267706 gene encoding small ribosomal subunit biogenesis GTPase RsgA 1, mitochondrial isoform X1, whose protein sequence is MKIASFSLLRLPFTVSATRHRFFSAFIVAAGRHQNPNNVSRKLQQPNKNLLKARETINKHFSTLAPILSLEEKPQLSHDQAVGTVASSQANFMRVIVQHIPPETSVDPSGSFSKGSGEIGVELLCVVKAVLKKIKRRVLVGDKVLVGSIDWVDRRGAIENVFQRTTEILDPPVANVDHLLVLFSMDQPKIEPFSLTRFLVEAESTGIPLTLALNKSELVSQEEIKAWKSRLRSWAYEPIFCSVDSKRGLDTLQFIMREQTSVIVGPSGVGKSSLINALRDNKHILGAVEEKNWFDPQILGSKWYEEQRVGEVSVRSGRGKHTTRHVSLLPLPDGGYLADTPGFNQPSLIKVTKNSLAHHFPEIRKVLKDSEPAKCAFNNCLHLGEPGCLIKGDWERYPYYLQLLDEIKIREEFQLRTIGTKRESDVRCKVGDKGVVQAEPRLEPKKYRRQSRKRVNQSLLDELDELDDEDDTLEDDNPILRALREENK, encoded by the exons ATGAAGATCGCTTCGTTTTCACTTCTTCGGCTTCCTTTCACCGTTTCCGCCACTCGCCACCGCTTCTTCTCCGCCTTCATCGTCGCCGCCGGCCGTCACCAAAACCCTAACAATGTCTCAAGGAAGCTCCAACAACCGAACAAAAATCTACTCAAAGCTCGTGAAACTATCAATAAACATTTCTCTACTCTGGCACCTATTCTTTCTCTGGAAGAAAAGCCTCAACTCTCTCACGACCAAGCCGTAGGAACTGTAGCCTCTTCACAAGCGAATTTCATGCGCGTTATAGTCCAACATATTCCTCCAGAAACTTCTGTGGATCCTTCTGGAAGCTTCAGTAAGGGTTCGGGGGAAATTGGAGTTGAGTTGTTGTGTGTGGTCAAGGCTGTATTGAAGAAGATTAAGAGGAGAGTTTTGGTTGGGGATAAGGTTTTGGTAGGTTCTATTGATTGGGTGGATAGACGCGGCGCTATTGAGAATGTGTTTCAGAGGACGACAGAGATTTTGGATCCTCCTGTAGCTAATGTGGATCATTTGCTAGTGTTGTTCTCTATGGATCAGCCAAAAATTGAGCCATTCTCACTCACTAGGTTCCTCGTAGAAGCTGAATCAACCGGAATTCCTCTTACTCTTGCCTTGAATAAATCAGAACTTGTTTCTCAAGAG GAAATAAAAGCATGGAAATCTAGGCTTCGTAGTTGGGCCTATGAACCAATCTTTTGCAGCGTTGATTCCAAGCGTGGACTTGATACACTCCAGTTTATTATGAGAGAACAAACATCTGTCATTGTTGGTCCAAGTGGTGTGGGAAAATCCAGCCTGATCAATGCTTTAAGAGACAATAAACACATTCTTGGTGCAGTCGAAGAGAAAAACTGGTTTGATCCT CAGATTCTAGGGAGCAAGTGGTATGAAGAGCAGCGTGTGGGGGAAGTGTCAGTAAGAAGTGGCAGAGGAAAGCATACGACGAGGCACGTGTCTTTGCTTCCATTGCCTGATGGGGGGTATCTTGCTGATACGCCAGGATTTAACCAGCCTAGTTTGATTAAAGTGACAAAGAATTCTCTTGCACATCATTTTCCGGAG ATCCGCAAAGTGCTTAAAGATAGTGAACCTGCAAAGTGTGCATTCAATAATTGCTTGCATCTTGGTGAACCGGGCTGCCTTATAAAAGGTGATTGGGAAAGATACCCATATTATCTTCAGTTGCTTGACGAAATTAAGATCAGGGAGGAGTTTCAGTTGAGGACCATTGGAACTAAACGAGAAAGTGATGTTAG GTGCAAAGTAGGAGACAAGGGAGTTGTGCAAGCAGAACCGCGGCTAGAGCCCAAGAAATATAGGCGACAATCTCGTAAAAGAGTGAACCAGTCATTACTAGATGAATTGGATGAACTCGACGATGAAGACGATACACTAGAGGATGACAATCCTATTCTAAGAGCATTGAgggaagaaaataaatag
- the LOC101265544 gene encoding uncharacterized protein, with protein MTRVLDTMPGEDEEGTSTVAGETHQLQIPISRVKKIMKLDQDINKINSEALYLIASSTELFLELLAEKSAQVALEKKRKTIKLEHLRVAVKRHKPTSDFLLDSLPMPSQPLDRSPKVQSRPRSSTDNPLPSGTRRIEAFFQKCT; from the coding sequence ATGACCAGAGTTTTAGACACAATGCCAGGAGAGGATGAAGAAGGAACCTCCACCGTTGCCGGAGAGACCCACCAACTCCAAATTCCGATAAGCCGAGTGAAGAAAATCATGAAACTGGATCAGGACATCAACAAGATAAACTCAGAAGCCCTATATCTCATCGCTAGTTCCACCGAGCTTTTCCTTGAATTACTAGCAGAAAAATCTGCACAAGTAGCtttggagaagaagagaaaaacaaTAAAGCTCGAGCACTTAAGAGTTGCCGTAAAAAGGCATAAACCTACGAGTGATTTCCTTCTCGATTCGCTTCCCATGCCTTCACAGCCGTTGGATCGGTCTCCGAAGGTTCAAAGTCGTCCTCGATCATCCACAGATAATCCACTTCCTTCCGGAACTCGAAGAATTGAGGCCTTTTTTCAAAAGTGTACTTAA